DNA sequence from the Antarctobacter heliothermus genome:
CAAGTCGGCCAATGGCTTTACTCGGTGATCTCGACCACCATCAGCTCACGTTCAGAGGCGCCACGCGCATGGCTCAGTGCCTCCTGATACGCATCGGACTGATAGCACTCCACAGCCGCCTCGACCGACGGAAACTGGGCCACAACGTTGCGCGGGCGTTCCTTGCCCTCAAGTTGCACATACCGTCCGCCACGCGCGACAAAGACCCCGCCATGGTCGGCAATGGCCGGCCCCGCCAGTTCGGCGTATCTGCCGTAGGCCTCGGTGTCGGTTACAGTTACATGTGCTATCCAGAGTGCTGGCATCTTAAATTCCCTCAATCACGGCTTCGGCGGCCTTGATGGCGGCCTCTGCATTGTCGGCACTGGCACCACCGCCCTGCGCCATGTCCGGGCGACCACCGCCGCCCTTGCCACCCAGTTCGGCCACCGCCGCCTTGACGATATCCACCGCCGACAGCGCGCCCTTCAGGTCATCGGTGACGCCCGCGGCCACGGCGGCCTTGCCGCCCGCATCCGCAATCAGCAGCACCACACCAGAGCCGATCCGCCCCTTGTGCTCATCAATCAGCGGCGGCAAATCCTTGCCCGTCACCCCAGTCAACACCTGAGCAACCAGCTTGATCCCGTTGATTTCACGCGATTCCGCGCCAGTACCCTGCCCCGCACCGCCCGCCATGGCGAGTTCGCGGCGCAATTGCGCCACTTCGCCTTCCAAGCGCTTGCGGTCGTCCAGCAGCGCCTTGACCCGCCCCGGCACATCGACGGCACTTGCCTTCAGTGCACCGGCCACTTCGGCCAGCCGGTGATCCTGCTGCGTCAGGTATTCAAAAGCCGCAGCGCCGGTCAGCGCCTCAATCCGGCGCACACCCGCGCTGGATGCGCTGTCACCCAATGTGACAAATAGGCCTATGTCGCCGGTCTGGCCGACATGAGTGCCACCGCACAGTTCGATCGAATAGGTTTGCCCTTCGGCACCTTTGCCAGAGCCGCTCTGGACCCCCATCGACACCACTCGGACCTCATCACCGTACTTTTCACCAAAGAGCGCCTGCGCGCCAATTGCGCGCGCGTCGTCCGGCGTCATGATTCGCGTACTGACGGCTGCGTTCTGGCGGATAAATCCGTTCACGTCCCGTTCAACCGCGCGCAACTGCTCAGGGCTGAGCGCCTGCCCGTGGCTGAAATCAAACCGCAAACGATCCGGCGCGTTAAGAGAGCCGCGCTGTGCAACGTGATCGCCAAGCGCCTCGCGCAGCGCCTCGTGCAGCAGGTGCGTGGCCGAATGGTTGGCACGGATGGCGGACCGACGGGTGTGGTCCACCTCCAATTGCAGCGCGTCCCCTATGGACAGCGCACCACGATCGACCGTCACAAGATGGGCGAGAACCTTGCCACCGGCCATCTTTTGCGTGTCGGTGACTGTCGCACCTTCGTCTTCATTTTCCAGACGTCGTAGCCAGCCGGTGTCGCCCACCTGACCGCCAGACTCGCCATAAAAGGGCGTTTGGTTCAGCACGACCCAGCCGCTTTGGCCCTCTGCCAGCGTATCGACAGCATTGCCGTCCACCACCAGTGCCAGCACCTGACCCTCGGCCGTCTCCGTGTCGTAACCCAGAAAATCGGTGGCGCCGTGGCTGTCGGCAATATCGAACCAGACGGTCGCATCCGCCGCCTCGCCCGATCCGCTCCATGCAGCACGGGCTCGCGCCTTTTGTTCCTGCATCGCCGTGTCGAAGCCGTCGACATCGACCGTGCGGTTCTTTTCGCGCAACGCGTCCTGCGTCAGGTCCAGCGGAAAGCCAAAGGTGTCATATAACTTGAAGGCTGCCGCTCCGGGTAAGGGCGCATCGGCGTCCAGACCTGCAAGTTCGTCATCCAACAGCTTTAGACCGCGATCCAGCGTCGCCTTAAAACGGGTCTCCTCGGATCTCAGCGTTTCCTCGATCAGCGCCTGCGCGCGCCCCAGTTCCGGATAGGCCTGCCCCATCTGACGCACCAGCGCCGGAACAAGACGGTACATCATCGGATCCTGCGCGCCCAGCAGGTGCGCATGGCGCATGGCCCGGCGCATGATGCGGCGCAAAACATAGCCGCGCCCGTCGTTCGACGGCATGACCCCGTCGGCAATCAGGAACGAGGTCGACCGCAGGTGATCGGCAATGACGCGGTGGTGCATCTTGCCCGGCCCGTCGGGATCGACGCTGGCCGCGTCTGCGCTGGCCTCGATCAGGCTGCGCATCAGGTCCGTGTCATAGTTGTCGTGTTTGCCTTGCAACAGGGCGCCGATCCGCTCCAGCCCCATGCCGGTGTCGATCGACTGCATGTCGAGCGCCTTCATCGAACCGTCTTCGAACTGCTCATTCTGCATGAAAACGACGTTCCAGATCTCGATAAAGCGGTCGCCATCCTCATCAGCGCTGCCCGGAGGGCCGCCCCAGATATGATCGCCGTGATCGTAGAAGATTTCCGTGCAAGGCCCGCAGGGGCCTGTCGGCCCCATTTGCCAGAAGTTGTCAGAGGTCGCGATCCGAATGATCCGGTCCTCGGGCACACCGACCTTTTTCCAGATCTCGAACGCCTCGTCGTCGGTGTGATAGACCGTTGTCAGCAGGCGCTTGGGATCAATGCCGAATTCCTTCGTGATCAATTCCCAGGCGAATGGAATGGCATCCGTCTTGAAATAGTCTCCGAAAGAGAAGTTCCCAAGCATCTCAAAGAAAGTGTGGTGGCGCGCGGTATAGCCCACGTTATCAAGATCGTTGTGCTTGCCACCAGCGCGTACGCATTTCTGCGAGGTCGTGGCGCGGTTGTAATCGCGCTTTTCAACTCCCGTGAACAGGTTCTTGAACTGCACCATGCCCGAGTTGACAAACATCAGCGTCGGGTCGTTGCGCGGCACCAGTGGGCTGGAGGACACAACCTCGTGCCCCTGTTTCTCGAAATAGGTCAGAAAGGTAGAGCGGATGTCGTTCAGGCTTGCCATGTCGGGCCTCTTCGCGGGCGAGTGATCGGCGCAGATGTATCCGCGCCGCCGGTCAGTGTCCACCGCCGCTTGATCCGGTCAGGATCGATGGGTTGCGCAGGCGCGGTAAAGGAAAAGGGCGCCCTGTACGGCGCCCTTTGATCATCACTTAGCCCGCTGGTCAGTCTTCGGTCAGGTCTGGATCGTCTTCGGGCATGTCAAATTCCAGCCCGTGCGCCGCGCGGATCTTGTCCTCGATATCATAGGCGACGCGCTTGTTTTCACGCAGGTAGGTCTTGACGTTTTCACGCCCCTGACCGATCCGCTCATCGCCGTAGCTGTACCAAGCCCCGGATTTCTCGACGACACCTGCCTTGACCCCTAGATCAATCAACTCCCCCATCTTCGAGATACCTTCGCCATACATGATGTCGAATTCCACCTGTTTGAACGGCGGCGCCACCTTGTTCTTGACCACCTTGACGCGAGTGGCGTTTCCGACAACCTCATCCCGGTCCTTGATCGCACCGATACGGCGGATGTCCAGACGCACAGAGGAATAGAATTTCAGCGCGTTGCCGCCGGTGGTCGTCTCGGGCGAGCCGAACATGACGCCGATTTTCATCCGGATCTGGTTGATGAAAATGACCATGCAGTTTGACCGGCTGATCGAACCTGTCAGCTTGCGCATGGCTTGGCTCATCAGGCGGGCATGCACGCCGACGCTGCTGTCGCCCATGTCGCCTTCAAGTTCTGATTTCGGGGTCAGCGCGGCGACGGAGTCGACAACCACAAGATTGACCGCACCGGAACGCACCAGCGTATCCACGATTTCAAGCGCCTGTTCGCCGGTGTCGGGCTGGGAAATCAACAGTTCGTCCAGATCGACGCCCAGCTTTTTCGCGTATTGCGGGTCCAGGGCATGCTCTGCATCGACAAAGGCACAAACACCGCCCTTTTTTTGCTCTTCGGCAACCACATGCAGCGTCAGCGTGGTCTTGCCAGAGCTTTCCGGACCATAAATTTCAATGATCCGCCCCTTGGGCAACCCGCCGATCCCCAACGCGATGTCCAGACCAAGCGATCCGGTCGACGTCGATTCGATATCCCGGATCGCGTTTTCGCCGCCCAGCTTCATGATGGACCCCTTGCCGAACTGCCGTTCGATCTGGGCCAGCGCACTGTCCAGGGCCTTTTGCTTTTCAGCCTTTTTCTTATCGTCCATACTTAGAAGATCTGCCGTTGCCATGCGTTTCGATCCTTATTCCATATGCCGAGGAGCGCGGCAATCGCTGCTTTCGTTCACCTCTTGTTCCTATCGCTATGAGGTCAAAACGTGAACATTTCAAGTCATATCTTTCCCTTCCCACTCTGCTGCGCGAGGGTTAAGGCAAGGTTTACAAAACGGGAACAATTTGAATGCTGGTGTTCTGGAAGGCTCGTTTGGTGATGTTGGCCGTGCCCAAGACGGGGACTTCGGCCTATGAACGCGCGCTTGGGCAAGTGGCTTCCATGGTCGTGTCCGACCCGCCCGAACTGAAACACGCGCCAATCTATCGCTATAACCGGTTCTTCCGTCCGATGTTTGACAAGGTCGGCGGTGAGATGGAGTTGCTGGCCGTGATCCGCGAACCCGTCGACTGGCTGGGGTCATGGTATCGTTACCGACAACGCGGCTTTCTGGAGGGCAAGCCAACCTCGACTCGCGGCATGAGCTTCGATGCGTTCTGCGATGCTTATGCCCAAGGGGATCGCCCGCCCTACGCGAACGTCGGCGGTCAGGCAAAATTCGTCGAGCCCCGCCCCAATGGCGTGGCGGTGTCACACCTGTTCAAATACGAGAACCAGTCAGGTCTGATCGGTTTTCTCGAAGAGCGGTTGCAGACTACCATCGATCTCCCACGAGAGAATGTATCGCCCAGCCGTGACCTGACGTTGTCGCCGGGCACCGAAGCCAAGCTGCGACGGAAATGTGCGGCGGATTTCGAGGTATGGGACAGCGCGCTCTGACCTCGCGGTGTTGAAAGCCTAGCCCGGTCGGGAATGACGGTTGTTGACCGCGGGCCTCTTCAACTAGCCGTCAGTGCGGCCTCAATTCAATTGCCGGTGAACCGTTTCTGTCAGATCCGATAGCGAGAAAGGTTTCGGCAGGAAAACAGAATTCGGGATCTCCTCGCTGCCCTCGCCAAAGGCATCCTCGGCATAGCCCGAAACAAAGACCA
Encoded proteins:
- a CDS encoding DUF1330 domain-containing protein; its protein translation is MPALWIAHVTVTDTEAYGRYAELAGPAIADHGGVFVARGGRYVQLEGKERPRNVVAQFPSVEAAVECYQSDAYQEALSHARGASERELMVVEITE
- the alaS gene encoding alanine--tRNA ligase; translation: MASLNDIRSTFLTYFEKQGHEVVSSSPLVPRNDPTLMFVNSGMVQFKNLFTGVEKRDYNRATTSQKCVRAGGKHNDLDNVGYTARHHTFFEMLGNFSFGDYFKTDAIPFAWELITKEFGIDPKRLLTTVYHTDDEAFEIWKKVGVPEDRIIRIATSDNFWQMGPTGPCGPCTEIFYDHGDHIWGGPPGSADEDGDRFIEIWNVVFMQNEQFEDGSMKALDMQSIDTGMGLERIGALLQGKHDNYDTDLMRSLIEASADAASVDPDGPGKMHHRVIADHLRSTSFLIADGVMPSNDGRGYVLRRIMRRAMRHAHLLGAQDPMMYRLVPALVRQMGQAYPELGRAQALIEETLRSEETRFKATLDRGLKLLDDELAGLDADAPLPGAAAFKLYDTFGFPLDLTQDALREKNRTVDVDGFDTAMQEQKARARAAWSGSGEAADATVWFDIADSHGATDFLGYDTETAEGQVLALVVDGNAVDTLAEGQSGWVVLNQTPFYGESGGQVGDTGWLRRLENEDEGATVTDTQKMAGGKVLAHLVTVDRGALSIGDALQLEVDHTRRSAIRANHSATHLLHEALREALGDHVAQRGSLNAPDRLRFDFSHGQALSPEQLRAVERDVNGFIRQNAAVSTRIMTPDDARAIGAQALFGEKYGDEVRVVSMGVQSGSGKGAEGQTYSIELCGGTHVGQTGDIGLFVTLGDSASSAGVRRIEALTGAAAFEYLTQQDHRLAEVAGALKASAVDVPGRVKALLDDRKRLEGEVAQLRRELAMAGGAGQGTGAESREINGIKLVAQVLTGVTGKDLPPLIDEHKGRIGSGVVLLIADAGGKAAVAAGVTDDLKGALSAVDIVKAAVAELGGKGGGGRPDMAQGGGASADNAEAAIKAAEAVIEGI
- the recA gene encoding recombinase RecA, which encodes MATADLLSMDDKKKAEKQKALDSALAQIERQFGKGSIMKLGGENAIRDIESTSTGSLGLDIALGIGGLPKGRIIEIYGPESSGKTTLTLHVVAEEQKKGGVCAFVDAEHALDPQYAKKLGVDLDELLISQPDTGEQALEIVDTLVRSGAVNLVVVDSVAALTPKSELEGDMGDSSVGVHARLMSQAMRKLTGSISRSNCMVIFINQIRMKIGVMFGSPETTTGGNALKFYSSVRLDIRRIGAIKDRDEVVGNATRVKVVKNKVAPPFKQVEFDIMYGEGISKMGELIDLGVKAGVVEKSGAWYSYGDERIGQGRENVKTYLRENKRVAYDIEDKIRAAHGLEFDMPEDDPDLTED
- a CDS encoding gamma-glutamyl kinase; amino-acid sequence: MLVFWKARLVMLAVPKTGTSAYERALGQVASMVVSDPPELKHAPIYRYNRFFRPMFDKVGGEMELLAVIREPVDWLGSWYRYRQRGFLEGKPTSTRGMSFDAFCDAYAQGDRPPYANVGGQAKFVEPRPNGVAVSHLFKYENQSGLIGFLEERLQTTIDLPRENVSPSRDLTLSPGTEAKLRRKCAADFEVWDSAL